The following are encoded in a window of Candidatus Tanganyikabacteria bacterium genomic DNA:
- a CDS encoding N-acetylmuramoyl-L-alanine amidase, whose amino-acid sequence MSALFAILAAAAVSTPASCSVAWRDGQLVIEADRPIVLRQSTLREPERRILDLQDADLADRQAPTLIPVEHGGVRQVRIARHPESRTLRVVLDLDGDAALRTDVIEGGRRLVARLAWVDAGDAGPGRRHGEPIGPPAPLSPAAFIGPPGPTRSHAWASGEEASGEREATRSVPWPSVPQVIDGMRIRRLHSGATTVEIRGREPLMAWVLEELEPRRLTVRIPRSSLAVAAPRAKGAVERVTLRREPEAWTLALDLAGGRLALDSTRSPDGRSLTLRIEQAPALDAGRPVVVVDAGHGGYDPGALGGAGTSESQVALGVARHLAKELRAEGLQPVLTRSFDGELRLADREALIASHGPAAVISLHCNSAETPEATGVETYYRHDPGLPLARAVHERLVAATGRPDRGVRQARLFVLRHDRIPATLVEMGFLSNAAEERQLVDPAYQQVLARAIAAGVRSYLDGRPAESASAPSGGGGGTL is encoded by the coding sequence GTGTCTGCCTTGTTCGCCATCCTTGCGGCGGCTGCCGTCTCCACACCGGCCTCGTGCAGCGTGGCCTGGCGCGACGGACAGCTGGTCATCGAGGCGGATAGGCCGATCGTGCTGCGGCAGAGCACGCTGCGCGAGCCGGAGCGCCGCATCCTGGATCTGCAGGATGCCGACCTGGCCGATCGCCAGGCCCCCACGTTGATCCCGGTGGAGCATGGCGGCGTGCGGCAGGTCAGGATCGCCCGCCACCCGGAGAGCCGGACGCTGCGCGTCGTGCTGGATCTGGACGGCGACGCCGCCCTGCGCACCGACGTGATCGAGGGCGGCCGGCGCCTGGTGGCGCGGCTTGCCTGGGTGGACGCAGGGGATGCGGGACCGGGTCGCCGGCACGGCGAGCCGATCGGTCCCCCGGCCCCGCTGAGCCCCGCGGCATTCATCGGGCCGCCCGGCCCCACGCGGTCGCACGCCTGGGCGAGCGGCGAGGAGGCGTCGGGCGAGCGAGAAGCCACGCGCAGCGTGCCGTGGCCTTCGGTCCCCCAGGTGATCGACGGGATGCGGATCAGGCGGTTGCACTCGGGGGCGACCACCGTCGAGATACGCGGTCGGGAGCCGCTGATGGCCTGGGTGCTGGAAGAACTCGAGCCCCGGCGCCTCACCGTGAGAATTCCCCGCTCCTCTCTGGCCGTGGCGGCCCCGCGGGCGAAGGGTGCGGTCGAACGCGTCACCCTGCGCCGCGAGCCGGAAGCCTGGACGCTCGCCCTCGATCTGGCTGGCGGGCGCCTGGCCCTCGACTCGACCCGCAGCCCCGACGGCCGGAGCTTGACGCTGCGCATCGAGCAGGCTCCAGCGCTCGATGCCGGCCGGCCGGTGGTCGTGGTGGACGCCGGCCACGGCGGCTACGATCCGGGTGCCCTGGGCGGCGCCGGGACGTCCGAGAGCCAGGTGGCCCTCGGCGTGGCCCGCCACCTCGCGAAGGAGCTTAGGGCCGAGGGGCTCCAGCCCGTGCTGACGCGCTCCTTCGACGGCGAGCTGCGGCTGGCCGACCGGGAAGCGCTGATCGCCAGCCACGGGCCGGCCGCCGTGATCAGCCTGCACTGCAATTCGGCCGAGACGCCCGAGGCAACGGGCGTCGAAACCTACTACCGGCACGATCCCGGCCTGCCGCTCGCCCGGGCCGTCCACGAGCGACTGGTGGCCGCCACCGGCCGGCCGGACCGGGGAGTCCGGCAGGCCCGGCTCTTCGTGCTGCGGCACGATCGCATCCCCGCGACGCTGGTCGAGATGGGCTTCCTGTCCAACGCGGCCGAAGAGCGGCAACTCGTCGATCCCGCCTACCAGCAGGTCCTGGCGCGGGCGATCGCCGCTGGCGTGCGCTCCTACCTGGATGGCCGGCCGGCCGAGAGCGCCAGCGCGCCGTCAGGCGGAGGCGGCGGCACCCTGTGA
- a CDS encoding cyclic nucleotide-binding domain-containing protein produces MALNHEQLIKLPQFQGFTPDELDALFSIAKRVEASAGEHIIKTGDAADCFFIVAGGSLEVLADSGGGKLMPVAQVGSGQLVGEMPLIYNQKLRQADIVCASDCKLLRFDYADYEEIGKLHPTVAKKFRSNIGKIVASRVWAAQAATAKPGAGKPGAPAAPARPVTSKSANRDAMKRAQVFAGLTDEEYEKLEQIAQPFPVERTHTVCTAGDPATSFFLITRGQVEVQIEKSGRAFPLARLGPGQCVGEMALIYKTDKRSATVVAVDQTHLLMWEFEDFNRLIAHEQNIGRKLRNNLGRVAASRSWALPEADEAKKMQARGSSDD; encoded by the coding sequence ATGGCGCTGAATCACGAACAGTTGATCAAGCTTCCCCAGTTCCAGGGCTTCACGCCCGACGAACTCGACGCGCTCTTCTCCATCGCCAAGCGTGTGGAAGCCAGCGCCGGCGAGCACATCATCAAGACCGGCGATGCCGCCGACTGCTTCTTCATCGTCGCGGGCGGCAGCCTCGAGGTGCTCGCCGACTCGGGCGGCGGCAAGCTGATGCCCGTCGCGCAGGTGGGCTCCGGCCAGCTCGTGGGCGAGATGCCGCTGATCTACAACCAGAAGCTGCGCCAGGCGGACATCGTCTGCGCCTCGGACTGCAAGCTCCTGCGTTTCGACTACGCCGACTACGAGGAGATCGGCAAGCTGCACCCGACGGTGGCCAAGAAGTTCCGCTCCAACATCGGCAAGATAGTCGCCTCCCGGGTCTGGGCGGCGCAGGCCGCCACCGCCAAGCCCGGCGCGGGCAAGCCTGGAGCGCCGGCGGCTCCGGCCAGGCCGGTGACCTCCAAGTCGGCCAACCGCGACGCGATGAAGCGAGCGCAGGTCTTCGCGGGCCTGACCGACGAGGAGTACGAGAAGCTCGAACAGATCGCCCAGCCCTTCCCGGTCGAGCGCACGCACACGGTCTGCACGGCCGGCGATCCGGCCACGAGCTTCTTCCTCATCACGCGCGGCCAGGTCGAGGTGCAAATAGAGAAGTCCGGGCGCGCCTTCCCCCTGGCGCGGCTTGGCCCGGGCCAGTGCGTCGGCGAGATGGCGCTCATTTACAAGACCGACAAGCGCTCGGCCACGGTCGTCGCCGTGGACCAGACCCACCTGCTGATGTGGGAATTCGAGGACTTCAACCGCCTGATCGCCCACGAGCAGAACATCGGCCGCAAGCTGCGCAACAACCTCGGCCGCGTCGCCGCCTCCCGCTCCTGGGCCCTGCCCGAAGCCGACGAGGCCAAGAAGATGCAGGCCCGCGGCTCGAGCGACGACTGA
- the rsmG gene encoding 16S rRNA (guanine(527)-N(7))-methyltransferase RsmG, protein MTPWELLSEGAKAYGATLSADQVSAFRRYYDLLVEWNQRINLTRITGERDAVLKHFLDSLAYLVGIPASWHDRPTRLLDVGAGAGFPGIPLLLARPKWTGVLLEATRKKANFLDEAIRELGLSLRAQAHWGRAEEASKSGKGRYDLVTARAVADVATIVDWTLEYLRPGGRLLISKGPKGREEAANAAAAIRRAGGREPELMALDLPEGAGTRILVVVAKAVTGG, encoded by the coding sequence TTGACGCCCTGGGAGCTGTTATCAGAGGGCGCCAAGGCCTACGGTGCAACCCTTTCGGCGGATCAGGTGTCCGCCTTTCGGCGATACTACGACCTTCTGGTCGAGTGGAACCAGAGGATCAACCTGACCCGCATCACCGGGGAACGCGACGCGGTCCTGAAGCACTTTCTTGACTCGCTCGCCTACCTGGTGGGCATCCCTGCTTCCTGGCACGACCGGCCCACTCGACTGCTCGACGTGGGCGCGGGGGCCGGGTTTCCTGGAATCCCCCTGTTGCTCGCCCGCCCGAAGTGGACGGGAGTGCTGCTGGAGGCGACCAGGAAGAAGGCAAACTTCCTGGACGAGGCAATCCGGGAACTCGGCTTGTCCCTCAGGGCCCAAGCCCACTGGGGGCGCGCCGAAGAGGCTTCCAAATCTGGCAAAGGGCGGTATGATCTCGTTACCGCCCGAGCCGTGGCGGATGTGGCGACTATCGTCGATTGGACTTTGGAATATCTTCGCCCAGGCGGGCGGCTGCTCATCTCGAAGGGCCCCAAGGGGCGCGAAGAGGCCGCGAATGCGGCTGCAGCCATCCGGAGGGCCGGCGGCAGGGAGCCGGAGCTCATGGCTCTGGACCTGCCGGAGGGCGCAGGGACGCGGATTCTGGTCGTCGTCGCAAAGGCTGTGACAGGCGGGTAA
- a CDS encoding C39 family peptidase has translation MASTATLVPKPKIGEVLVAGEFISPVDLERALAEQSATNERLGEILLRLGIVSEMELNAVLHYHHHDGETPDEHNAAVRHKLGDLLLRAKKVTKHQLESALAEQEKTNEKLGEVLLRLGLISADELSAVLDWQHEHSYNSAKAVRFMLGEILVASKVITRDQLKSALETQKLTKRQIGDILVEAGLAKPNHIAEALRIQGKLVAAALIGVIGSAALTGCGTGVSLSGIDVHEGAGIAKTTSGSYQYDNGHGKTFSWNGGGGGAGGAEHRTVASNAGGGMHTVSDHADGTRIIDNVPWFFQGAAVKGTRDVPDNTCAQAAMSMVLNYHQGQQAPTYQQVVDESNKFNMATTHTTVTNYLKAKGLQVDAYKNGTINHLKSAVDQGHPVIVMLQFDVPHYVTVIGYNDEQGEIIYHDSIDGPNQKLGEREFDRVWHNTDLKNTPIVGGANYSGLTIVAHM, from the coding sequence GTCGCGGGCGAGTTCATCTCGCCCGTCGACCTCGAGCGCGCGCTGGCCGAGCAGAGCGCCACCAACGAGCGCCTCGGCGAGATCCTGCTGCGGCTGGGCATCGTGTCCGAGATGGAGCTCAACGCCGTCCTGCATTACCACCATCACGACGGGGAGACCCCCGACGAGCACAACGCGGCGGTGCGCCACAAGCTGGGCGATCTGCTGCTCCGTGCGAAGAAGGTCACCAAGCACCAGCTCGAATCCGCGCTGGCCGAGCAGGAGAAGACCAACGAGAAGCTGGGCGAGGTGCTGCTGCGCCTCGGCCTCATCTCGGCCGACGAACTCTCGGCGGTCCTCGACTGGCAGCACGAGCACAGCTACAACTCGGCCAAGGCCGTGCGGTTCATGCTCGGCGAGATCCTGGTCGCGTCCAAGGTCATCACCCGCGACCAGTTGAAGTCCGCCCTCGAGACCCAGAAGCTCACCAAGCGGCAAATCGGCGACATCCTGGTGGAGGCCGGCCTGGCCAAGCCCAACCACATCGCCGAGGCCCTGCGCATCCAGGGCAAGCTGGTCGCGGCGGCGCTGATCGGCGTCATCGGCTCGGCGGCGCTCACCGGCTGCGGCACGGGGGTGAGCCTGTCGGGCATCGACGTGCACGAGGGAGCCGGCATCGCGAAGACCACTTCCGGTAGCTACCAGTACGACAACGGCCACGGCAAGACCTTCTCCTGGAACGGCGGGGGAGGCGGCGCCGGAGGGGCCGAGCACCGCACGGTGGCGAGCAACGCCGGCGGCGGCATGCACACGGTCTCCGATCACGCGGACGGGACGCGCATCATCGACAACGTGCCCTGGTTCTTCCAGGGGGCGGCGGTGAAGGGCACGCGGGACGTCCCCGACAACACCTGCGCCCAGGCCGCGATGTCGATGGTCCTGAACTACCACCAGGGCCAGCAGGCGCCGACCTACCAGCAGGTGGTCGACGAGTCCAACAAGTTCAACATGGCCACGACCCACACCACCGTGACCAACTACCTCAAGGCCAAGGGCCTGCAGGTCGACGCCTACAAGAACGGCACGATCAACCACCTCAAGTCGGCCGTGGACCAGGGGCATCCGGTGATCGTGATGCTGCAGTTCGACGTGCCGCATTACGTGACGGTCATCGGCTACAACGACGAGCAGGGCGAGATCATCTACCACGACAGCATCGACGGGCCGAACCAGAAACTTGGCGAGCGCGAGTTCGATCGGGTCTGGCACAACACCGATCTCAAGAACACGCCGATCGTCGGCGGCGCCAACTACTCCGGCCTGACGATCGTCGCGCATATGTAG